In Deltaproteobacteria bacterium, a single window of DNA contains:
- a CDS encoding (2Fe-2S) ferredoxin domain-containing protein: MAKLKIEDLKKIKEKIQAESALRDGDRRVKVTVHMGTCGIASGANEVMSSLLAAIEEANVSDIVVTTSGCMGLCSREPLVTVEVVGQEPIKYEYVDAQKMRQIFTRHVLNGEIQLPFVLAKGAEIIN, from the coding sequence ATGGCAAAACTGAAAATAGAAGATCTAAAAAAAATCAAAGAAAAGATTCAGGCGGAGTCAGCTTTGCGTGATGGTGACCGCCGGGTAAAAGTGACGGTACATATGGGAACTTGCGGCATTGCTTCTGGCGCGAATGAAGTAATGAGCAGCCTGCTTGCGGCCATTGAAGAGGCCAATGTGTCGGATATAGTCGTGACGACCTCCGGTTGTATGGGCCTTTGTAGCCGTGAGCCGTTGGTTACGGTCGAAGTTGTCGGGCAGGAGCCGATCAAATATGAATATGTCGATGCGCAGAAAATGCGGCAGATCTTTACAAGACATGTTCTGAATGGTGAAATTCAGCTCCCCTTTGTCCTGGCCAAAGGGGCTGAGATCATAAACTAA
- a CDS encoding serine kinase, with amino-acid sequence MDTLLSEGYVEDLLSNDMTNNKERDFWISRHVDQNVTVVARLKGLVGIPLVQGDDPPEDSPGKVLKESIPIIDIHLCDFEIVGRVYDMAKGEVDSIQF; translated from the coding sequence ATGGACACACTCTTATCTGAAGGATACGTCGAAGATCTGCTCAGTAACGACATGACCAACAACAAGGAAAGGGATTTTTGGATAAGCCGCCACGTCGATCAAAATGTCACTGTTGTGGCAAGGTTAAAGGGGCTTGTGGGCATTCCTTTGGTTCAAGGTGACGACCCGCCTGAAGACTCGCCGGGAAAGGTTCTTAAGGAAAGCATTCCCATCATAGACATACATCTTTGCGATTTTGAAATCGTGGGAAGGGTCTATGATATGGCTAAAGGGGAGGTAGACTCCATTCAATTCTGA
- a CDS encoding FAD-dependent oxidoreductase: MFRAHLLLCGGTDCTASGSPEVKKALVAELLKRGLSEEIKLVETGCNGFCAMGPIMVVYPEGVVYMSVTPEDIPELVEEHLVKGRVLDRLLYREPAVDAVIPTMQDIPFFALQELRVLRNRGLIDPEVLEEYIARDGYAGMAKALTSMTPEQIVEEILDSGLRGRGGAGFPTGLKWRFAASASGDVKYVLCNADEGDPGAFMDRSVLEADPHAVLEGMVIAAKAIGAHNGYIYCRAEYPLAIHRLNVAISQAKEAGLLGDDILGTGFNFDLQIYQGAGAFVCGEESALITSIEGKRGMPRTRPPFPDVPGLWQMPSVLNNVETLANIGQIIARGAAWYSSIVTEKSKGTKVFALTGDVNNVGLVEVPMGTKLGTIVFDIGGGIPKGKKFKAAQLGGPSGGCIPVEHLNAPVDYEKVAELGAIMGSGGLIVMNADNCAVDMARFFMDFCQDESCGKCTPCREGTKRMLEILTNITQGKGKEGDIEMLEQMAAVIEDSALCGLGQTAPNPVLSTLRYFRQEYEEHIREHKCRAAVCTALFKSPCQHTCPIEMDIPSYIALVRAERLEDAYKILLKTNPFPSVCGRVCDHKCQTKCRRGQMDEPIAIKFLKRFITDNASRPKITAVPVTRKEAIAVVGAGPAGLTAARDLAQRGYKVTVFEELPQPGGMLRWAIPSYRLPRHILDGEIDDVRALGVEILCNTRVGRDIPFEKIEKDFDYIYLAPGAHKSQPMGIQGEDLQGVYGGVEFLRDFNNNEAAWISGEKTLGAKVAVIGGGNSAIDAARCAARMGAEVTILYRRLRQDMPAAVEEIEAAEHEGIHIEYLVAPTKIEGKNGKVKAICLEKMRLGDFDRSGRKRPEPIEGSEYILGVDSVIAAIGQMPDLSFVPQDSGISVNKWDCFDLAEDSKSQTSRAQFYAGGDAVTGPDTVIAAIAAGHQAADDIDAAIRLKNGEEPWEEPAEEHIDVPFVVDEESMEAPQVSMPELDAVTRIQGFAEVELGFSRADAIKEATRCLRCDAEI; this comes from the coding sequence ATGTTTCGTGCGCACTTGTTGCTCTGTGGCGGCACAGATTGTACTGCTTCCGGTAGTCCGGAAGTAAAAAAGGCCTTGGTTGCGGAGCTTCTAAAAAGGGGGCTCTCCGAAGAAATCAAACTGGTCGAGACGGGTTGCAATGGTTTTTGTGCCATGGGGCCTATCATGGTGGTCTATCCTGAAGGCGTTGTTTACATGTCGGTTACACCGGAAGATATTCCCGAGCTGGTGGAAGAACACTTGGTCAAGGGGCGGGTTCTTGATCGGCTTCTTTATCGTGAACCTGCAGTCGATGCCGTCATTCCGACCATGCAGGATATCCCTTTCTTTGCCCTGCAGGAATTACGGGTTTTGAGAAACCGGGGCCTTATCGATCCGGAAGTTCTGGAAGAGTACATTGCCCGAGATGGTTACGCCGGCATGGCCAAGGCTTTGACCTCCATGACTCCAGAACAGATTGTCGAGGAAATTCTTGATTCAGGCCTGCGTGGTCGCGGGGGAGCCGGTTTCCCCACAGGACTGAAATGGAGGTTTGCCGCTTCTGCTTCGGGAGATGTGAAATACGTACTCTGTAACGCGGACGAGGGGGACCCGGGTGCCTTCATGGATCGCAGCGTCCTTGAAGCGGATCCCCATGCCGTTCTCGAAGGCATGGTTATTGCCGCCAAGGCGATTGGGGCTCATAACGGATACATTTATTGTCGTGCCGAATATCCATTGGCCATCCATCGCCTGAATGTTGCCATTTCCCAGGCCAAAGAGGCGGGATTGTTGGGAGATGATATTTTGGGGACTGGATTCAATTTTGACCTTCAGATTTATCAGGGAGCTGGTGCCTTTGTTTGCGGTGAGGAATCGGCCTTGATCACTTCGATCGAGGGCAAACGGGGCATGCCTCGTACACGGCCGCCTTTCCCTGACGTCCCCGGGCTCTGGCAGATGCCGAGTGTTCTGAACAATGTGGAAACCCTGGCCAATATCGGGCAGATTATTGCCCGAGGTGCCGCTTGGTACTCCAGCATCGTCACTGAAAAAAGCAAAGGGACGAAGGTGTTTGCCCTAACCGGCGATGTGAACAATGTTGGTCTCGTAGAAGTTCCCATGGGGACAAAGCTGGGGACCATCGTTTTCGATATTGGAGGCGGTATCCCCAAAGGCAAGAAATTCAAAGCCGCCCAACTCGGCGGACCCTCGGGTGGTTGCATACCCGTTGAGCACCTCAACGCACCCGTTGATTATGAAAAAGTGGCGGAATTGGGAGCTATCATGGGGTCCGGTGGACTCATCGTGATGAACGCAGATAACTGTGCTGTCGATATGGCCCGTTTCTTCATGGATTTCTGTCAGGACGAATCTTGCGGCAAATGTACCCCCTGTCGGGAAGGAACCAAGCGCATGCTGGAAATTTTGACCAACATCACCCAGGGCAAAGGCAAGGAGGGTGATATTGAGATGTTGGAACAAATGGCGGCGGTCATCGAGGATTCAGCATTGTGTGGTTTGGGTCAGACTGCTCCGAATCCCGTGCTCAGCACACTGCGTTACTTCCGGCAGGAATACGAAGAACATATCCGTGAACATAAGTGTCGAGCGGCTGTTTGCACGGCGCTTTTCAAATCGCCCTGCCAGCATACCTGTCCCATCGAAATGGATATTCCGTCCTATATTGCACTGGTTCGGGCGGAGCGCCTTGAAGATGCCTATAAAATACTGTTAAAAACCAACCCCTTTCCTTCAGTTTGCGGTCGGGTTTGTGACCACAAGTGCCAGACCAAATGTCGCCGTGGCCAAATGGATGAACCCATTGCGATCAAGTTCCTCAAACGATTCATTACCGATAACGCGTCCCGTCCGAAAATTACAGCCGTACCGGTTACACGTAAGGAAGCGATCGCGGTGGTCGGCGCCGGTCCGGCTGGGCTGACGGCAGCCAGAGACCTCGCGCAGCGTGGTTACAAGGTTACGGTGTTCGAGGAACTTCCTCAGCCGGGCGGCATGCTTCGCTGGGCCATTCCGTCCTATCGTCTGCCTCGCCATATTCTGGATGGAGAAATTGACGATGTCCGTGCGTTGGGCGTTGAAATTCTTTGCAATACGCGTGTCGGGCGGGATATTCCGTTTGAAAAAATTGAAAAAGACTTCGATTACATTTATCTTGCCCCAGGCGCCCACAAGAGTCAGCCCATGGGAATCCAGGGAGAGGATTTACAGGGTGTGTATGGGGGTGTCGAATTTCTCAGGGACTTCAACAATAATGAAGCCGCATGGATAAGCGGAGAAAAAACCCTGGGGGCTAAGGTTGCCGTTATTGGCGGCGGCAATTCAGCTATTGATGCCGCCCGTTGTGCGGCGCGCATGGGTGCCGAGGTGACTATTCTGTACAGGCGTTTACGCCAGGATATGCCAGCTGCTGTCGAAGAAATCGAAGCGGCGGAGCATGAGGGTATTCACATAGAATATCTCGTCGCACCGACCAAGATCGAGGGAAAGAATGGGAAAGTTAAGGCAATCTGTCTGGAAAAGATGAGATTGGGTGATTTTGACCGTAGCGGCCGGAAGCGTCCTGAGCCCATTGAAGGTTCGGAATACATTTTGGGGGTTGATTCGGTGATCGCGGCCATTGGCCAGATGCCTGATCTCTCCTTTGTTCCACAGGACAGTGGTATCAGTGTTAATAAATGGGATTGCTTCGATTTGGCGGAAGATAGCAAATCCCAGACCAGTCGCGCCCAGTTCTATGCTGGTGGTGATGCAGTCACCGGACCCGATACCGTAATCGCTGCCATTGCCGCCGGCCATCAGGCGGCCGACGATATTGATGCGGCCATCCGCTTGAAAAACGGCGAGGAACCTTGGGAGGAGCCGGCAGAGGAGCACATAGATGTTCCGTTTGTTGTTGACGAGGAATCGATGGAGGCACCGCAGGTCTCCATGCCGGAGCTGGATGCCGTAACAAGAATCCAGGGTTTTGCGGAAGTAGAACTGGGATTTTCACGTGCTGATGCAATTAAGGAAGCGACGCGTTGTCTGCGCTGTGATGCTGAAATATAG
- a CDS encoding NAD(P)H-dependent oxidoreductase subunit E, with protein MKLEDGDLLSEFTPEQIARLDDIISSYKDKPGGLIPVLEEAQVALEYLPIGVQKRIAKGLNLPLSRVYGVVTFYSFFTMTPRGRHTVRVCLGTACYVRGGKAIDEYLVKEFGFKEKETTADRRFTYETVRCLGACGLGPVIVVGEDVHGRVKSNKIKEILSQYP; from the coding sequence ATGAAATTGGAAGATGGTGATCTGTTAAGTGAGTTTACCCCGGAACAAATTGCCCGGCTCGATGACATCATCAGCAGTTACAAGGATAAGCCGGGAGGGCTGATTCCCGTACTTGAAGAGGCTCAAGTTGCATTGGAATATTTGCCTATCGGCGTCCAGAAAAGAATCGCCAAGGGGCTTAATCTTCCGCTCAGCCGTGTTTACGGCGTGGTAACGTTCTATTCATTTTTTACCATGACTCCGCGAGGGCGTCACACTGTCCGTGTGTGCCTCGGCACGGCCTGTTACGTTCGTGGTGGCAAGGCCATCGATGAATATCTGGTCAAAGAATTCGGTTTTAAAGAAAAAGAAACAACCGCAGACCGGCGTTTCACCTATGAAACCGTCCGGTGTTTGGGAGCATGCGGTCTGGGGCCTGTCATCGTCGTTGGTGAAGATGTGCATGGTCGTGTCAAGTCAAATAAGATCAAAGAAATACTTAGTCAGTATCCCTAA